Below is a genomic region from bacterium.
GCGGTTGGGAAAAATTCCGGAAGTGCTTATGCAAATGCAGGAACTTGCGGCCTGGGGTATTCGGCCGAATGAAGCCCCGGCACCTGCCTGGAACGGCATGCAACAGATTTTGAGAAATTTACTCAATACTTTTGTTTTTGAACAGTCGGTTTATCAGGCCGGAAGTGCGCTGCTGCGGATTCCGTTTGAAAAAGCCAGTGAGATTTTTGGCAGCGGATTGCTCCTGGTAAGAATGGGTGTGCGCCTGGGTATGAGGCAGCCCGCCGAAACAGGTTTGACAATTGATACCGCGCATCCTGCACTGCAAACGCTGTTATTGGAAAACGGGCTTCCGGATAAAATTGCCTGGCAAATGGCGGGCAAACATCGCATCGCACTGCCGGAAATTCAGATTCAACCGATTACAGCAGAAACGAAATCAGAGTTAAACAGTTCGCGTGCAAAACGGTTGGGTGTTCTGCAACCCGCCGGGAATCAACTTGTACTCTATCTCCCTGCGGGTTTACTGGCGCGGCATCTAAAAGGCGCGCCTGCCAAGGATGCCAAAGGCGTGCGCGCAGCCTGGGAGCGCCGGACCTACCGGCTAAACCGGTATGCACTGGGTCTGCTTATTAAAGATCATGCAGCAGGCTATCAGCAAACCACTCGGATGGACCTTATGGTGGCGGCATTGAAGGCGCAATCGCAAACCACGAAAAAACCGTTTGAACAAAATCTGCCTGCCATGAAAATAGGGTTGGCAATGGCGGCCCGGCTGCCTGCGTTTATAGCCGGCCCGATTCATCAGTACTGGCAAAAGAGAAATCCGGAGAGCTACTTGCGCCACAATTTGGGCGGACCAGAATCCACCCTAAGTCAGGGACTTTTGGATGCACAATCTCCGCTAGGTGCATTGTTCCGGATTTATCTGGCAGCACCCACGGCTGAAGTTGGCCGGGCATTTATGCGTACAGCGCTGGAAAGCATCCAACACGAGCAGGCGGCCGGCCGGATTCAGGAAAGCATGGCATCTATCGAAATATTGTCACAGCTTGCGAAGCGTATGCCTCAGATGCGGGGACGTGTGATCGGCCGGTGGACAGCCACGAATCAGACCATCACATTGCCCAAATGGATAAATGCTTCAGGCAATGCCAGGTTAAAAGGAATGCTCATCGATATTCTTTCGCCGATGCCTGTCCTGCTGGAACAGAAATTCCTCAGTCCGGACCGGAACCGCATCCGGCGTCGTCTGGGCAGCGCAGCCTAAAAAAATCATAATCCGGTGATTGTGAATGAATCAGTCGTAGAGACGTTGCATGCAACGTCTCTACACGAACGCAACGTCTTTACACAGGCGCGACGTCTCTGCATAAACGCCCCCTATCCATTCAAGTTCCGGCACCAAGCAGGCACCAAAATTCGAAAAAATCGCCATTGACCATGAGGCGATTAGGGTGTATAATCGCTTCATAAAATGAAGCGATTATACACCCTAATCGCCTCGCAACAGAGGGAGATATATGGACTATATTTGGCAGCATAAAGATTGGCCGGCCTTTAGGTGGCATGATCGTGAAATTTTGAAAGTCCTGGGTGAAGTACGCTTCAAACAGGGGGCCTTTCTTAAACGTGTTTCCCAACTGGGGTTTAAATTGATGTTAGAGTCGAGCGCCAAAATTCTTTTTCAGGAAACCATGACAACTTCTGGAATTGAAGGGCACAACCTCAACCCGGAAGCAGTCAGGTCCTCTATTGCCAAAAGATTAGGACTACCGGATCAAAGAAAAATAGTTGTAGATCGATCTGCCGAAGGCTTGATTGATGTGCTTTTAGAGGCGACCGGACATTTTCAGCAGCCTTTAACTGAGAAGCGATTACAGGGATGGCAGGCTGCGCTTTTTCCATCCGGGTTTTCCAGTTACCGCAAAGTCAAAGTAAGTGACTGGCGGGGACCGGAAGTAATGCAAGTAGTGTCAGGTCCCTTTAGCAGGGAAAAAGTTCATTATGAAGCACCGCCACAGGAACGACTTAAAAGAGAGATAAAAACTTTTATCAAATGGTTTGAAAAAGAATCAAAGTCATTAGACGGCATTATTCAGGCAGGGTTGGCACATTTTTATTTTGTGACCATTCATCCTTTTGAGGATGGTAATGGAAGAATTGCCAGAGCATTAACTGATATGGCCCTGGCCCGGGATGAGCAGCTGCCTACACGCTACTATTCATTGTCAGCGAGGATATTAAAGGAAAGAAAAAATTATTATGCAGTATTGGAAAAAGAACAAAAAAGCGGCCTGGATATAACAGGATGGCTGAGTTGGTTTTTAGGATGTTTTTCAAGAGCTATTGATGATTCGGAAAAAATAATTTCAGATGTACTAATAAAAGCGGATTTTTGGGCCAGACATGGACAAACAACATTAAATGAAAGACAAAAAAAAGTGATTAACAACTTACTTGATTCAGATCAAACAGCACCTCAGTTGACGACCAAAAAATATGGAGCCGTGACCCGCGTCAGCCGGGCCACGGCATTTAGAGAAATAGATGACCTGCTTAAAAAAAGCGTTATTGTTCAAAATAACGCCAAAGGAAGAAGCGTGAGTTATAGGTTGAATTTGAAATAATTGTGATCGGATTGGTTTCGTAGAGCCGTTGCACCCCAAAAACGGGCACTTACGCATGCAACGGCTCTACAGGGCTACAACGTCTCTACACAGGCGCAACGTCTCTACAGGAGCCACCAGGGATAGGCGCGGATGTCAGAAGTTGAACCAAGGGGTTGTACTCCGTTGTATAAAATCAATCCTTTTGTATTGGCGTTGCCTTTTAAAGTAAACCAGTATGAAATTGATTTTTTGAAAGAAGCGGAAAATGTTTTGGATGATTTAATTTCAATCGGTAATTGATAGGAACCCAGATCCACCAGTAGATCAATTTCATTGCCGGTTTTATCTCTCCAGAAAAACAGTGGCGGTGTGTGTCCGGTATGGTGAATCCGTTTGTACAAATCACTTATGATAAATGATTCGAAAATATTTCCGTAATTTGGGTGTGCTTTTAATTGTTCTTCCGAATAGATTGAGAGCAGAAAACACAACAGACCGGTATCAATAAAATAAATCTTTGGTGTTTTAACAATTCGCTTGGAATAATTCCGGTAATACTGTGAAAGAATAAAAATAACACCACTTGTTTCCAGCAGGGAAATCCATTTTTTTATGGTTGGCTGCGAAATTCCAATCAGATTAGAGATTGCCGCATAGTTGACAAGCTGACCGGAGTAAGCAGCCAGTATTTTTATAAAATCCTCAAAAAGACGCAGGCTTTTAATGTCAATTAAACTGCGAATGTCTCTTTCGAGATAAGTGAGAACATAATTTTCAAGCCACTTGGATGCGGATAAATGTTTGTCGTGAATACGTGGATAAAAGCCATTCAATAAAAGTTTATTGAGTGCGGGTGGGTTTATCTCCGCCTGTTTTTTAGGTGTTATGATTGAATCAAGATCCTTGTCCGGGGATTGCTGAGTTAATTCCCGATAAGTAAACGGGAATAATTTGAAATAGCAAATGCGGCCGGCCAACGACTGTGAGATGTTTTCCATCAGCAGGAATTGTTGTGATCCGGTGAGAACATATTGGCCGGGTGTTTGGTTGGTATCGACTAATTCCTGAAGATAAGAGAACAAAGAAGGGACGCGCTGTATTTCGTCAAGAATAAGTTTGTTACCAAAATCGGCTAAAAAACCCCGCGGATCATCTTCCGCCTGCCGCCTAAGATCAAGATTTTCCAGTGAAAGATAGTGGTGCTTGGGAAAAAGTTTTTTTACCAAGGTTGTTTTGCCGCTTTGTCTGGGTCCGACAACCGCCAGTATCGGATACTCCTTGGCATATTTTTTAATGGTAGGTTCAATGTGTCTGTTTAGCATATAGACAAATATAAACTGTAAAGTTAGATTTGTCTATATAAAAGTGGCGGTGTCAGGCATTGTCGGCAATTACCGTGGAATGTGGAAGACCGTAGAGCCGTTGCACCCGTGGAGGGATATTGCGTTTGTGTAGAGCCGTTGCGTTTGTGTAGAGACGTTGCATGCAACGTCTCTACGATTGGTATATAAAAAATGTAAAAAAAGCCCCTCAGAAGTCATTTATAGTTGTCAGTTGTTATTATATTTGCTATAGTTTTACAAAAGCAACCTTAAGGTTTCTTTTTTGTTATAACTAAGACACTTTAAAGTTGCTTTTGTAGGGGAGGATAATATGACAACAAGTTCACTAAAATTAAGACAATTATCTGAACTTACAAAATCAGGCAATCCTATGCCAATAGTTAAGTTTGGCCGGCGTCTAAAAGATATTAGAAAATCTCTGGGCATGACTCAGAAACAAGTGGCCAAGCGGCTTGGTATAACCAGGCAGGCAGTGACCAAACTCGAGAAAAATCTGTCTTCAGCCAACTTACAAACACTCGAACGATATATTAGCATTTTTAATGGCCAACTTTTAATGAGTGTTTCGATGCCGGTTACGCTTGAAGAAATGATACAACTCCAGGCCAAAAAAACCGCTGAGCGGATACTAAAGCGTACATACGCTAATATGGCACTTGAAAATCAGGCGCCTGACGATAAAACATATCATAAGGAATTGGATGAACTAACACGTGAACTTACGAACAATCCCAACACTTCGCTCTGGGAAGAATAAATGCCTGGATTTGAAGCTGTTCCTGATGCGACTCCTATAGGCGATGTCTCTCATTTAATCCCGAAACACATAGAACCCCAAACCCAGCTTAATGAATATGAAGCATCTAACATTGCCCAGGCTACACGCAAATACCTATTAAAGCGCAGGAAGTATTTAATGACAGTTGAGTTTATAAAAAAAGTGCATAAAGAAATGTTTGAACAAACCTGGACCTGGGCAGGGGCCTTTCGGACGGTCTCCTTAAATTTTGGTGTGGAACCGATTCAAATACCTATAGATATACATAATTTGGCCAGGGATATTGAATTTTGGGAAAAAGACAATACGTTGAGTGTGTTTGATAGAAGTGTCTATATACACCATAGACTGGTAAAAATTCACCCCTTTTTCAACGGAAACGGAAGACATGCCAGGCTGATTTCGGATATATTTCTTTTCGGTCGGGGTGAAAAATTGCCCAACTGGCCGGATAAGGAATTGATTGAGAAAACAAAAATCCGGGAAATATATATCAAGTCCATGCAGGAGGCGGACCGGGGCAATTATGGTCCATTAGAAGCATTTTGCCGTGAGCTGATCACTTAAACAAGTATGCTTCGTATGTTGGTAAAATTGGCGCCGGTTACGGGGGTCGCTGGGTTCGGGAAAAATAGACGACCTGCTTAAAAAAGTGTTGTTGTTCAAAATGAGGCCAAAGGCAGAAGCGTGAGTTATAGGTTGAATTTGAAATAATTGTGAATAAATCAGTAGTAGAGACGTTGCATGCAACGTCTCTACTAACGCGCACAGGACGATCCAGACACCTGCTGTCTAGGTTTCGTATTCCGATCATTTTTACCTGAATTCGTATGATATATTATTAAACTAATAAACAAAGCGTGTGCCCGAACACCCAAGAGAGATAAGGAGTTTTAATGAGTGTGTCTTTTAAGGAACTTGGTATATCTCAACGTCTGGTTGCAGCACTGGCTGTAGAACAGATTACTGTACCTACGCCGATACAGGCATTGGTTATTCCAGAGGCGATCAAGCATCGCGATATAATAGTTCAATCTCAAACAGGGACAGGAAAGACGCTGGCTTTCTTATTGCCGCTCTTTGAAAAATTGCAACCCATTAGAGAGATGCAAGCCTTGGTTCTTGTACCTACTCACGAGCTGGCTGTGCAAATATTACGTCAAGTTGAACGGTTGTCTCAAAACTCAGACAAAGCATTAACCGGTGCTGTCATCATAGGGAACGTTAATATTGAACGGCAAGTATTAAAACTGCGTGATAAACCGCAAATTATAATTGGTACTGCCGGCAGAGTATTGCAATTGATTGGGAAGAAAAAAATATCAGCTCATACGATTAAGACCATTATTGTTGACGAAGCAGATAGGTTGTTTGATGCAAAAAATAGTAAGAGTATTAATGACGTTATAAAAACAACGCCGCGTGATCGGCAGATGGTACTTGTTTCAGCTACCATTTCACCTAGAACTATAGAAACGACCAAATCTATAATGAAGAATCCTCAGTTTTTGAAAGCAGATACCACCCCCAACATACCAAGTACAATCGAGCATCGGTTTACTACCACAACCTATGAGAATAAGATTGATAGGCTAAGAAAGCTTATCTTTCATACGAAAGCCGCAAAGTCGCTGGTCTTTGCGAATACAGCTAAGGAAATTAAAAAAATCGTCAGTGAATTAAAATACCATGGTGTCAAAGTCGCCAGTCTCCATGGCGAAGACAATAAAATGGACCGTAAAGCAACAATGGAAAAATATCGCACCGGAAAGTTAAGTGCTCTAATTGCCTCTGATATTGCCGCCAGGGGACTCGATATAAAAGATGTTACCCACGTATTTAATGTTGATATGCCTGATACCGTTGATGGCTATCTGCATCGAGTGGGGCGCACAGGCAGAAATGGCAAAGCCGGTGTTGCCATTTCGATAGTAACCAGTCAGGAACGTGCAGTTCTTCAGAAGCACGAGAAAGCGCTGGGGTTGATATTTGAAGAGATAAGAGATAGTCGTTAGAGAATGGTATTTGGTACCGTGGGGGTCAAACTGAAAAACCAAGACAAATACGAAAATAGAAAATCGTAAGTAGAAGGCGCAAACGCGCACAGGACGATCCAGACACCTGCTGGCGAGGTATCGCATTCCAGATCATTATTACCTGAGCCAATGGCCAAAGTTTGAAGTTGGACATGTCCCCTAGGACGTGTAGAGACGTTGCATGCAACGTCTCTACGATTGGTATATAAAAAAATGTAGAAAAAAGTGCAATGAAATCCCCGGATATCTGTCTAATTAGGGGAGGTCGTTGTTTTGTGAAGGGTTGGCAAAACCGACGAGCAAAGACGACTTTTCTTGGTTTTTACGATTCGCGGAAAAAAAATTGAGAGTCATCTCGGCCCGTAATATGAACAGAAACGAAAGAAAGGCATACCAGGACTTATGAGAAAGAAAATCAATCACTTCAACAATGAAGATCAGGAAAGAGATTTTTGGTCCAGAGAGGATTCGACCCGGTATATTAACTGGAAAAAAGGGAAGAAGGTCGTATTTTCGAATTTGAAGCCATCAAGCAAGACAATCTCGCTTCGGCTATATGATGCTGTTATTTAGACGATGATTTCGTTTTTTTACCTTTACCCCTGCGCACCCGTTCTTTTTTGTCATATTCTGTAAAGAACGCTTTCATATCAAAATCTTTATTATCTTTCTTAAGTTGCAAAATCACTTCTTTAATAAGTTTTTCCGGTGGGAGTTCCAACCCTATTGCTAGTCGGAAAATATTCAACAGGGCAATATTTCTACCTCCCAATTCGATATCACTGATGTAAGTAAAATGAAGGTCCGCTCTTTCAGCAAGTTCCATTTGTGAAATATTGAGTCTATGCCGCCGGGATTTAACGACATACCCAAAAGTTTTAAGAATTACATTTTTGGTACTGGATTTTATAGGCATGGAGCGATTTTATGGAAATAAGAAAAAAAGTATATAGAATAAGAGAGTGAAAAGAGTTATACTGAAATTGACCTAAAAACCGGAGGAAAACCGATGGAAAATAATAGGAAAATAAAAATAGTTATTGTTGACGATGAATATGCCATTTTAGTAGCACTTAAATTAGCTCTGGAAGAAGAATTTGATATTTCAATAACGTTGTGTGCGGAAGAGTGTCTGGAATATCTGTACAAATGCAAACCGGACATTGTTTTGACGGATTACAACATGCCGGGAATGAATGGTATTCAATTAATTGAAAAAGTTACCAGGGGAGCAACAAAAATAAAGACTATTATTTATTCTGCTAATTTAAATGAGGAAATAAAGAGCAAAGCAATAAAAATGGATGTTTTTGCATGTTTGTCAAAACCATTTGATATTGGAGTATTAAGAGTTTTATTGCGTAATGCTATGAAAAAGAATGACGTAATGTGATTGGATCGGTTGTAAAGACGTTGCGTTTGTGTAGAGACGTTGCATGCAACGTCTCTACGATACGGCACACCGCACAAAAAACCTTGCAAATCCAATGAATGGGGTTATGATATGTTCGTGATTCAAAAGATCCAGGAAATGGTGATTTGTATATAAGTACTCCCTAAATAAATAAATTCGGATGGAGATAACCATGCTCACAAAAAATCCGGAAAGTATAGAAGAAGAGAGATAACCAAGACGCGCATAGAAATATGTGCGTCTTTTTTTTGTTTGGGAGAGGGGATAGGGTGGTTTGCTTAAACTGACAAACTGACTCCGGACCCCAACGCAAAAAACACGGCACCAAAACAATCAAACATGAGGGAATAAATATGAAACAATTAGCGATTTTAATGCTCTTTTTAGTGATTCAAAGTTGCACTTACCGAATGCATGGATTAATTACAGTTGATAGTTTTACTGAGCCAAATAGGAAGAGCATTTCAAATGAGCTGGAAGATGGTCAGATATATGTTCATATCAATCCTGAAGCTAAGAATATACTCCTCGAGAAAGAAATAAAATATAAAATAAAAAATATCCTTCAGTATCTTGGATATAAGTTAACTGAATATCCTGATGAAGCAAAATATCATTTGTTATTTATTTATGGAGAAGGAAAAGCAGGGGTTAGAACAAGCGAGAGGACAACGGTTTTTAATTACTACAATTCTTGGGCCACTGTTACTAATAGGAATCAATATAACGAGAACTACCATAGTCTAATATTGGATTTGGTTGATGGGGAAAAACTGTTGGGGAAAAAAATAATAGAAACACTGTGGATGTGTCAATCATCACATATTATTGAAAGAGATTATCGTTTGGAAACGAATTACTTGATAATTAATTCCTTGGAGATGTTTGGTGAAAACACGAGAAGAATTTATAAATATAGCGATACGCGAGAAGAATTGTTGGAAGTGATTGATCCGATTTTAAACGAGGAGAAATCGTTAGAGGAATTGTATGGAACTGGAGGAATACTGTAAAACGTGGAAGTAGGTGTTCCGAATATTTCGGTGCTGGAGTTTGATTAATCGAATAATAAGCTTGTTCGTATATTCAGACTCCGGTACCCAAGATAAATAAAGGGAGGGAATACATGCTTAAATTAAAAGAAGTTAAAGTATCGAAATATAAAAGCTATCTTGCAACACAAATAGTTCCAATAGAAGATGCGATTACCACACTTGTTGGAAAAAACGAATCAGGTAAAACCGCATTTCTTGAAGCAATTGCAAAGTTTAATTACTTTGAAAAAGACCTGGAATTTGAGTTTGATGTTACAGCAGATTACCCAAGAAGCGAGTTGAAAAAATATCAAAGAGATAAGGATCCAGTAGAGGTTATCAAGTGTACTTTTGAAATCACGGATGAACTTTTAAAAGAAATTTCGGATGATTTAGGAGAAAATGTTTTTAAAATAAAGTCATTTTCTTATGGCATCAAGTATGAAGGGAATGACGCTTGGTATGACTTGTCAGCAAACGAAGAAGTTTTTCTGAAGACCTACATTAAAGCAAAAGAGCTTACGCCAGAGGCAATAGAAGAATTGAAAGGTATTAAGTCAATTAAAGCACTCGGGAGTCTCGCTGTTTCAACTCAAAATGAGGAAGTAAAGAAATTATATCAGGAGTTAGAAAAGGAATATATTGATAAAGCCTATAAATGGGATGATGTCATTCAAGGTTATATTGCTAAAAATTATCTTAAACCAAATTTTCCGAAAGTTTGGTATTTTGATGAATACTTTTCTCTACCATCAAGAGTAAATATTAATCGTTTGCAAAGTAATCAGATTGATGCTGAATTAACGGCAGAAGCATTAAAGACATCGAAAGCACTTTTTGAACTTGCAGGGATAGATATTGCAAAGCTTATCGATGCAAGTACATTTGAAACCTTTGTTGCCGAACTTGAAGCGACCTCGAATGAAATAACTGATCAAATTTTTGAATACTGGTCAACCAATGAGAACTTAGAAATTAAGTTTGAAATTGAACCAGTTGTGAATCAACAGAACACAAGTGTCATAGAAAAAGTTTTAGATATTCGAGTTAGGAACACACGCCATAGAGTTTCTTTGCCTTTGAAAAATAGAAGCAAAGGATTTAATTGGTTCTTTTCTTTTATAGTATGGTTCAGCAAAATACAAAGTGATGGAAATAAGAATTTTATTCTTTTACTTGATGAGCCTGGATTAAATCTTCACGCATCAGCACAAGCAGATTTGCTTCGTTATATTGAAGATTTAGCAAAAGAATATCAGGTGATTTATACAACACACTCGCCATTTATGATAGATTCTAACCATTTGGAACGAGTGAGAACGGTATATGATAGTGATTCGGGTAGTATTGTTTCAAGTGCAATTCAAGAAAAAGACCCCGAAACTTTGTTTCCATTGCAAGCTGCTTTAGGTTACGACATAGCGCAAAACCTATTCATTTCAAAAAACAATTTATTGGTCGAAGGTCCAGCCGATTTGTTATATCTTTCAATTTTAAGCAGTATTTTAGAATCTGAAAAGCGAGAATGCTTAAAGGAAAACATCACAATTGTTCCGATTGGTGGAATGGATAAAGTCGCTTCTTTTATTTCATTGTTGAGAGGTAGTAAGTTGAATATTGTTTGTTTACTTGATTCATTTTCAGACCAAAAAGGGAAACAAAGAATTGACGATCTGATAAAAATTAAAATCATAAAAGATAGAAATGTTAGGTATTTTGATGAGTTTATTAAAACATCAAATGATAAAGCGGACATTGAAGACTTGTTTGAAAAATCAGAGTATTTGGATATGTTTAATAAAGCATTCATTGAATTTGAAGATTTTGTAGTAACTGATTTGGATGGCAAACTACCAAATATCCTTCAACAGATTAACAAACTTATAAGCAAAAATCATTTCAATCACTATAGACCGGCGAATCAAATGGCAAAAATGTCTGTTGATTCTAAATACTTTTCGAAAAACACATTAAATAGATTTGAAGACATGTTTAAAAAGATAAATAAATTATACTAGCTTACGGAATACTGCTGGAGTTCAATTGTTCCATTAACGCCCTTATTTGAACAATCGAACTCTGGCACCAAGAACGCGGTAATACGGTTATAGATGGGGCAGGTGTCTTAAACTGACAAACTGACTCCGGCCTCCAATACACAATGAGGGAGTATGCAGGTGTCGAAAGTACCGAACGGTTGGCAAAGAATATGGATAATGTTAGGGATTGTTTTATTGTTATTTCCGGGTCTTTTATTAATTGGGGAAATACCAACTAAAAGCGGTATCTATCATTATTGGGTAAACGATACGATTGAATTAGTGCTTACACTAGAAGAGTACAAAGATCTTTCTCTTGGAGAATTGCGATTTAGATATAGATTCAAAGAGTGAATAGAAGATCAAGAATTAATTAGGAGGATACAACAAAATTTTTCTGATCCAGTAAGTGAGTATAACCTAAATTTTTCAAAAATGAATGCATTGCACGAAAATAAGCTAAACAATTTATTTCGATCACAAGTGCTAGTTATTAGTAAATATATCGGTATTTGGCTAATGTTTATAATTGGTATTTATATATTTGGATGGTCAGTAGGTTGGATTATCCGTGGGTTCAAAAGAAAAGAAAACTGAGGTATACTTCTGTGAGTAGTAGGGAAACTCTGGCATCAAGTCACTATGGCTCGGATACGGGACGGGATACGGGACGTATTTGAAATAAGGAATTAAGCAGGGGGCTTCCTTGGATACTTAATTCAAAGATGCCTTCCGATCATTGATCGGTGCCGGAGTGATCTTGCCCCATAAAAAATGACACACCGTTAAGATACATTCTTCAACCGCTCAAATTCAGCCGGATTCTTGTAGTTCAAATATGAATGCCGACGATAACTATTATAAAACAATTCGATGTAGTTGAAGAGGCTGGATTCAGCCTCTTCAACAGATTCATAATGACACCAGTAAACGTGTTCCATTTTCAGTGTGTGGAAAAATGATTCCATCACGGCATTATCCCAACAATTACCTTGCCGATTCATACTGGCAACAAACCCATGTTCCTTTAAGAAATCTCTGTAGTCATAGCTTGCATATTGACTACCTCTATCTGAATGAACCATCAATCCTGGTTCTGGTTTTCTTTTCCAGAGAGCACGAAGCATTGCTTCTTTTAATAGTTGCGTGTTTGGTTGTTTA
It encodes:
- a CDS encoding ATP-binding protein; amino-acid sequence: MLNRHIEPTIKKYAKEYPILAVVGPRQSGKTTLVKKLFPKHHYLSLENLDLRRQAEDDPRGFLADFGNKLILDEIQRVPSLFSYLQELVDTNQTPGQYVLTGSQQFLLMENISQSLAGRICYFKLFPFTYRELTQQSPDKDLDSIITPKKQAEINPPALNKLLLNGFYPRIHDKHLSASKWLENYVLTYLERDIRSLIDIKSLRLFEDFIKILAAYSGQLVNYAAISNLIGISQPTIKKWISLLETSGVIFILSQYYRNYSKRIVKTPKIYFIDTGLLCFLLSIYSEEQLKAHPNYGNIFESFIISDLYKRIHHTGHTPPLFFWRDKTGNEIDLLVDLGSYQLPIEIKSSKTFSASFKKSISYWFTLKGNANTKGLILYNGVQPLGSTSDIRAYPWWLL
- a CDS encoding helix-turn-helix transcriptional regulator, producing the protein MPIKSSTKNVILKTFGYVVKSRRHRLNISQMELAERADLHFTYISDIELGGRNIALLNIFRLAIGLELPPEKLIKEVILQLKKDNKDFDMKAFFTEYDKKERVRRGKGKKTKSSSK
- a CDS encoding BrnA antitoxin family protein: MRKKINHFNNEDQERDFWSREDSTRYINWKKGKKVVFSNLKPSSKTISLRLYDAVI
- a CDS encoding mobile mystery protein B; translation: MPGFEAVPDATPIGDVSHLIPKHIEPQTQLNEYEASNIAQATRKYLLKRRKYLMTVEFIKKVHKEMFEQTWTWAGAFRTVSLNFGVEPIQIPIDIHNLARDIEFWEKDNTLSVFDRSVYIHHRLVKIHPFFNGNGRHARLISDIFLFGRGEKLPNWPDKELIEKTKIREIYIKSMQEADRGNYGPLEAFCRELIT
- a CDS encoding AAA family ATPase; this encodes MLKLKEVKVSKYKSYLATQIVPIEDAITTLVGKNESGKTAFLEAIAKFNYFEKDLEFEFDVTADYPRSELKKYQRDKDPVEVIKCTFEITDELLKEISDDLGENVFKIKSFSYGIKYEGNDAWYDLSANEEVFLKTYIKAKELTPEAIEELKGIKSIKALGSLAVSTQNEEVKKLYQELEKEYIDKAYKWDDVIQGYIAKNYLKPNFPKVWYFDEYFSLPSRVNINRLQSNQIDAELTAEALKTSKALFELAGIDIAKLIDASTFETFVAELEATSNEITDQIFEYWSTNENLEIKFEIEPVVNQQNTSVIEKVLDIRVRNTRHRVSLPLKNRSKGFNWFFSFIVWFSKIQSDGNKNFILLLDEPGLNLHASAQADLLRYIEDLAKEYQVIYTTHSPFMIDSNHLERVRTVYDSDSGSIVSSAIQEKDPETLFPLQAALGYDIAQNLFISKNNLLVEGPADLLYLSILSSILESEKRECLKENITIVPIGGMDKVASFISLLRGSKLNIVCLLDSFSDQKGKQRIDDLIKIKIIKDRNVRYFDEFIKTSNDKADIEDLFEKSEYLDMFNKAFIEFEDFVVTDLDGKLPNILQQINKLISKNHFNHYRPANQMAKMSVDSKYFSKNTLNRFEDMFKKINKLY
- a CDS encoding Fic family protein, whose product is MDYIWQHKDWPAFRWHDREILKVLGEVRFKQGAFLKRVSQLGFKLMLESSAKILFQETMTTSGIEGHNLNPEAVRSSIAKRLGLPDQRKIVVDRSAEGLIDVLLEATGHFQQPLTEKRLQGWQAALFPSGFSSYRKVKVSDWRGPEVMQVVSGPFSREKVHYEAPPQERLKREIKTFIKWFEKESKSLDGIIQAGLAHFYFVTIHPFEDGNGRIARALTDMALARDEQLPTRYYSLSARILKERKNYYAVLEKEQKSGLDITGWLSWFLGCFSRAIDDSEKIISDVLIKADFWARHGQTTLNERQKKVINNLLDSDQTAPQLTTKKYGAVTRVSRATAFREIDDLLKKSVIVQNNAKGRSVSYRLNLK
- a CDS encoding helix-turn-helix domain-containing protein; amino-acid sequence: MTTSSLKLRQLSELTKSGNPMPIVKFGRRLKDIRKSLGMTQKQVAKRLGITRQAVTKLEKNLSSANLQTLERYISIFNGQLLMSVSMPVTLEEMIQLQAKKTAERILKRTYANMALENQAPDDKTYHKELDELTRELTNNPNTSLWEE
- a CDS encoding DEAD/DEAH box helicase; protein product: MSVSFKELGISQRLVAALAVEQITVPTPIQALVIPEAIKHRDIIVQSQTGTGKTLAFLLPLFEKLQPIREMQALVLVPTHELAVQILRQVERLSQNSDKALTGAVIIGNVNIERQVLKLRDKPQIIIGTAGRVLQLIGKKKISAHTIKTIIVDEADRLFDAKNSKSINDVIKTTPRDRQMVLVSATISPRTIETTKSIMKNPQFLKADTTPNIPSTIEHRFTTTTYENKIDRLRKLIFHTKAAKSLVFANTAKEIKKIVSELKYHGVKVASLHGEDNKMDRKATMEKYRTGKLSALIASDIAARGLDIKDVTHVFNVDMPDTVDGYLHRVGRTGRNGKAGVAISIVTSQERAVLQKHEKALGLIFEEIRDSR
- a CDS encoding response regulator, coding for MENNRKIKIVIVDDEYAILVALKLALEEEFDISITLCAEECLEYLYKCKPDIVLTDYNMPGMNGIQLIEKVTRGATKIKTIIYSANLNEEIKSKAIKMDVFACLSKPFDIGVLRVLLRNAMKKNDVM